The following nucleotide sequence is from Thermostaphylospora chromogena.
GCACGATGAACGCCAACCAATCGCTCGACCTGCCCAGCTACACCATCCTGGAGGTGTGCGGCACGATCAACGTGACCGGGACGATCAGCGCCAACAACGCCGTCGTGCGGGCCAGGAACGTGACCGACGTCGAGGTGACCCGGCTGAACGTGACCGGCTCGCCGTACTTCGGGGTGTTCATCCGCAACGGCACCAACATCACCCTGGGACAGCTGGACCTGCGCATGGGGTCCTCCGGGCTCGGCGTCCGCATCGACAACCACGACAACCGCGCGGTGCGGACCAGGAACGTGCACATCGACAACGTCTACGTCTCCGGCGGCAGCAGTCACGGCGTGGAGACCTACGGCGTCGACGGCATCACCATCGGCACCGTGACCGCCCGCAACACCGGCGAGTCCGGCCTGCTGCTCAACGACACGATCAACGCCACCGTGGGGACCGTGGACGCGCAGGGCGCGGGCACCGGCACCGGCTACGCCGCCTTCCGCATGGCCAACCGCAACGGGCGCATCGGCGACTCCTACCCGACCAACGTGCGGGTCGGCACCGTCATCGCCCGAGGCGGAGGACGCGGGGTGTTCTGCGTCTCCGAGAGCGGCGGCGCGGTCATCGACCGGGTGGACATCGCCGACACCGGCAGCAACTCCATCCTGATCGAGAACTGCTACAACGTGACGATCGCCGGGCAGAGCGGCACCGTCCGCGGTTCCGACATCCGCATCGCCTCCCGATCGGAGTTCCCGGTGACCTCCGACGTGACGCTGCAGAACCTGACCCTGATCGACTCGGCCATCAACGAGAACCCCTGCGGCCGCAACATCGTCATCCGCAACATCGAGCTGGTGAACTCCCGGATCAACAGCTGCTGACCGGACGCGTTTCGGGCACGGCCCGCGGGCCGTGCCCGAAACGCACCGGCCGCCTGCCGCATCGCGGAAAGCCCGCCCGCCGGAGGCGGACGGCCGGCGGCCGGGCGGTGCATTCCAGCAGGGGTGAACGCCGAGGGCCCGCGCCCACCTCCGAGAGGTGGGCGCGGGCCCCGTGCGATCCCGGCGCGTCAGGCGGAGGCGATGTTCTCGGCCTGCAGGCCCTTCCGCCCCTGAGTGACGTCGAAGGACACCTTCTGTCCCTCGTGCAGCTCGCGATAGCCGCTCTGCGAGACGATGTTGGAGTAGTGGGCGAAGACGTCGGCGCCGCCGCCGTCCTGCTCGATGAAGCCGTAGCCCTTCTCCGCGCTGAACCACTTCACGGTTCCGCTGGCCATGTCGATCTCCTTTGGTGAGGCCGGAACCCGCGGGCGCGGATTCCTCGTCGCCGTGTTGAACCCGTCCGGAGATGACCGGCGAAAACAAAACGCACCTGAGGGTCGTCTTCCGTCAGGTGCGCACGAAATTCATGGGTACCACAACTGCAACTCAATCAGCTTAGCACACCCTCGGGGCGCAACTCCGGGGACGAGTGTGATGCTCACCACTGTTCGCCGCGGATCGGGTGGTCCGGCCGGGGGACGGGTGGGCGCGGTCGTCACCGCTTGATCGCCACGCCGCCGAAGTCGTCGATCGGCCGGACCTCCTCCAGGCCCGTCAGCTCCGGGCGCCACAGGGTGGTGGGCCCCACGCCCGGCTCCAGCAGCTCCAGCCCTTCGAAGAAGCGCTCCACCTGCTCGGGGGAGCGGAGGGTGAGCCGGGGGGAGCCGCCGCCCTCGTTCCACTGGCGCACGGCCTCGTCCATGCGCGGGCCGCGCACCGCGTTCGTCGGGTGGGACAGGGCGAGGTGGCTGCCGGGCGCCAGTGCGTCGACCAGACGGCGCACGATCGCGTACGCCTCATCGGTGTCCTCGACGAACTGCATGACGCCCAGCATGATCAAGCCGACCGGCCGGGAGAAGTCGAGCGTCTCGGCCGCCCGGCGCAGGACCGAATCCGGGTCGCGCACGTCGGCGTCGAGGTAGGCGCAGGCGCCCTCCGGAGTGCTGGTGAGCAGGGCCTGGGCGTGCACCAGCACCAGGGGGTCGTTGTCCACGTAGACCACGCGGCACTCCGGGGCGATGCGCTGGGCGACCTCGTGGGTGTTGTCCACGGTCGGCAGGCCCGTGCCGATGTCGAGGAACTGCCGGATACCGGCGTCCTGCGTCAGGTAGCGGATGGCGCGGCACAGGAAGTGCCGGTTTCCGCGGGCGTTCTCCACGATCTCCGGGAAGAAGCGCATGATCTGGTCGCCTATGGCGCGGTCGCTGGCGTAGTTGTCCTTGCCGCCCAGCCAGTAGTTCCAGATGCGCGCCGAGTGAGGGACGCTCGCGTCGATATCAGGGGGGATATCGGAGATGTCGCCCATGCGATGCCCTCACTCTCATCGATTGAAGAACGATCGCTTACAGCATCATAGGTTGCCATTCCCAGCTATGTGATCATTTCGGGATATAAGGGACCGGAGGGTCGCGCCGCCACCCTCCGGTCCCGGAACGGGGACCCGCGGACCCGCCCGGCGCGTCGGCCGCAGGCCGTCACCGGTCCGCCGCGCCGCGGGGACGCCCCGGCGGAGGGGCGTCGCCGACGACCCGGCCCCGTGCCCCGCCCAGCATGGTCTCCACCGCGGCCGCCGAGGCCAGGAGCGTCGCGTCCCCGCCGGGCGCGGCCGACAGCAGCAGGCCGACGTTCTTCGGCCGCGCAGGACCGATCGGCAGCGTCACCCCGGGCATGCCGAGGTAGCTGAGCACCATCGTGGTACGCAGCGTCCGCCGGTTGACGTGGTCGTAGAGCCGGTCGTCGGCCAGCAGCGGAGCCAGCGGGGGAGCGGTGTGCCGGACCGCGGGACAGGCGAGCAGCGCGCCGCCGAGTTCCCGGCGCAGCCGGTCGCGCAGCGCCCCCATGGCGCGGTAGACGGGGGCCGGGTCGCGCTGCGCGGCGGCGAAGCCCGCCAGCCGCCGCAGGACGCCCGGGTCGACGGCGGCCGGACCGGACCGGCCCAGCAGACGCCCGTACCGGCGGTACGCTTCGGCCTCGACGATCGTCGCGTGCCGGTCCATGAGGCTCTGCGCCTCCACCAGAGCGGATATCCGCCGCTCCTCGACCTCGACGCCGTGCTCGGCCAGCCGGTCCAGGCAGACGGCGAAGCGGTCCCGGACCTCCGGCGTGCAGTCGTCGAGCAGCTCGCCCACGGGGACGACCAGCCGCGGCGGCGCGGACGGCGGCGCGCAGTCCGCGTCCGGCCGGAGCCTCAGCAGGGAGTCCACCGCGATGATGTCGCGCATGGACGTCGCGAACACGCCGACGGTGTCGAGCGTGGGGGCGAGGGGCAGCATGCCGCGGGTGCTGTAGCGGCGCTCGCCGGCCTTATACCCGATCACGCCGCAGAACGCGGCCGGCACGCGGACGGAGCCCGAGGTGTCCGTGCCTATGGCGACGGGCACCACCCCGAGCGCGACGGCCACCGCCGACCCGGAGGAGGAGCCGCCCGGGATCACCGGCTCCCCGCGGACGCCGGGCGGCACCGGGGTGCCGAAGTGGGGGTTGACGCCGAGCCCGGAGAAGGCGAACTCGCTCATGTTCGTCTTGCCGACGCAGACCATCCCCGCCGCGGCCAGCGCCCGCACCACCGCGGAGTCGTGCGCGGCGGGCGGGACCTCGGACCTGGTGCGCGAGCCCGCGGTGGTGACCGTGCCGGCGACGTCGAAGACGTCCTTGACCGCGAACGGCACGCCGTCCAGCGGGCTCGCCGGACGGCCCGTCCGATACCGGCGGTCGGCGCGGCGGGCCTCGCGAACGGCCCGTTCCCTCGTCAACACGGTGAAGGTCCCCGCGCTCGCGGGCGCCTCCGCGAGCGCGAAAGCCCGCTCGGTGACGGCTGCGGCGTCGAGCTCGCCCGCGGCGAACCGTTCGGCCAGCGCCCTGCCGTCGAGGCGGAGAGGCGGGCCGGCGTGGTCCGGCTGATCGTCGTCCATGCTCGTCTCCGTCGCTTCGGTGGGAGCGGGACCGTGCTCACCCGGGTCGCCGGCCGGCCCGGCATCCGATCCGCGTCCCGGTCGGCCGGGCTCCGGATGCGGAACCGCCGCCGCACGGCGATCCGTGACCGCGCGAGGACGGGGCCGAGGGGTGTCGCACCGGACCGCATCGGCCTGCCCGGCGGTGGGCGTGGGCATGGTCCCTACCTTCGAGCGGCACCACGAAAGCACACCCACCGGAGCCGGGGGAGTGGAGGAATCTCCTGTTATTCCGCTGCCGGCTGTTTATATTCACATCATGTTTACGTTGGCGTCCCTCGTCCGGAACGCCTCGCTCGAGCTGCGGGTGCTGGTGCCCGGTCCGCCCGGCGCGTTGGAGGAGCCGGTGTCCTGGGTGCACAACACCGAGCTGCCCGACCCCTCCCCCTACGTCGGGGAACGCGAGCTGGTGCTGACCAACGGCCTGTGGGCCGACCGGGTGACGGCGGACGAGTTCGTGGCGAACGTGAAACGCGCCCGGGCCGCGGGCGTCGTCTTCGGCCTGCGCGAGGAGACCCCGCGCACGCCGGAGGAGCTGATCACCGCCTGCCGGGAGGCGCGGCTTCCCCTGCTGGAGATATCCGCGGCGGTGCCGTTCACCGCCGTCTCGCGGACGGTCTCGGCGATGTACGCCGACGAGCGGCAGCGCGATCTCCTCGGCATGGTGCACCGGGGGGACGCGCTGGCCACGGCCATCTCGCACGGGGCGGGCGTGTCCGGCGTGCTCCGGGTGCTCACCGAGGACCACGATCTGCCTCTCGTGGTCGTCGACCGCAGAAGCCGGGTGCTCGCGGCGGTCGGGGCGGAGCTGGGGGAGGAGCAGGTCCGCGCCGTGGTGGCGGGATTGACCCGTCGCCCCCCGGCGCTGGAGGTCGACCTGGGGGAGGAACGCGCGGCGCTGTTCCCGGTGGGGGCGGTCGGCGACGTCGAAGCCGCCCTCATCTGCCTGCGCCCCCTGGCCGAGCTGAGCCTCGCCGAGCGGGAAGCCCTGGAGCAGGCCGCTCGCTTCCTCAGCCTGGAGGTGGCCAAACAGCAGGCGGTGCAGGCCATCGAGATGCGCTTCGCCGGCGAGCTGCTGGAGATGGTGCTGTCGGGACGGACCGTGGAGGCGGCGGGGCGGCTGCGGGCGTTCGGGGTGGACCCCGCCCACCCGCTGGCCGTGTGCGCGGTCGCGTTCGCCGGACGGGACGCCACCGTGCTCCCCGGTACGGCGGAGGCCGTCGGCGGGTTCCTCGCCGACGAGGCGATCCCCGCGGCCGTCGTCGGCGGAAGCCAGGACATCGTGGCCGTGCTCGCCTGGCGCCGGCCGGAGGAGGAGCTGCCCTTCCTGGCCGAGCGGCTGGTCGAGACCGTGAACCGGCGCTTCCCCGGCCGCCGCGCCGTGTGCGGCCTGGGGGGCGTCGCGCCGTACTCGGCCGAGCTGCGCCGCCCGCTGCTGCGGGCGCGGGAGACGTGCCGGGTGCTGCGCCGGTCCCGCAGCGGGCCGGCCGTGCGCGCCTTCCTCGAACTCGGCACCCACCGGCTGCTCCTCGGACTGGTGGACCCCGAGGTGGTCACCGGTTTCGCCGACGACCTGCTCGCGCCGATCCGCGAGCACGACGCCCGCCGCGGCACCGACCTGGAGCTGACCCTGCGCACCTTCCTCGAGCACGACGGGCACTGGGCGCGAACCGCGGCCGCGCTGCACGTCCACGTCAACACCCTGCGCAACCGTCTGGCCCGGATCACCGAGCTGACCGGGCGGGACGTCGGGCGCACCGAGGACCGGGTGGACCTGTTCCTGGCCTTCGCGGCCCAGGACGCCGACTGGAGCCTGGGCCGGCCCCCGAGCAGGCGGCCAGGAGGGGGACCCGGTCAGGAGGGGTAGACGTCCGGGTCGACCGGCGGCGGCGCGGGCCGGCGGACCGGCAGGTCCGGATCCGCCTGCGCGGCCGCCGCCACATCCCGGCACCGGGCGAAGCGCACGTCACCGCACTCCAGGGCGTACTCGATGAGACGGCGCAGCGCCACGGCGCGGCCCGGCCTGCCGGACAGGAACGGGTGGAGGCAGAGGTTGAACAGGCACCGGTAGCGGCGCATGCCGTCGAGTTCCGCGCGCCACAGCTCCAACGCCTTCCACGGCGATTCGATGACCGACCCCACCTGCGGCGCGGGCAGGAACGCGTACTGCTCCCAGTCGTCGAGAGACCAGTGGACCGGAAGCTCCACGATCCGGCCCGCGTCCGTGTCCACCAGATACGGCCGGTCGTCGCCCATCAGCGAGGAGTCGTAGCGCAGGCCGTGCTCGGCGACGAGCGCGGCGGTCTGCCAGCCGGCCTCCCACAGCGCGGCGCGGTGCCCGACGATCTCGATGCCCTGGGCGGCGAACACGGCGAGGGCCCGCTCGAAGTCCGCCCGCTCCTCCTCGGGCGTCATCGACGTGGGCGGACGGTGGCTGTAGGAGTGGTGGGCCACCTCGTGCCCGCGTTCGACGATCGACTCCGCCAGGCCGGGCCGGTGCTCGGCCACCCATCCAGGCACGAAGAACGTGGCGGGCACGCCGAACTCGTCGAGCATGTCCAGGATCCGGGGCAGGCCGACCTCCGGCCCGTACGCCTGGTGCGACATGGTGGTCGCGTGGCGCGCGTACGCCCGCCCCTGGGCGAGGATCGGCGTCTCCGCGTCCACGTCGAAGGTAAGGGTCACGACGGCCGCGGCGTCCCGGTGCCAGTTCTCGCTCATGCCCTCCTCCTGAGATCTCGTACCGGTGCTTCGATGGTCAGACGGGCGATCAGACGCCGGCACCGGTGACGGAGCGGCGCCACAGGCGGGCGTTGGCCAGCGTCGCCATGGGCTGCAGCATCATATGGTCGAACGCCTCCAGGCTCAGGCCCGCGGCCAGCCGCCTGGGCAGGTCGGGGTTGGCCAGCGCGCCCCTGCCGATGGAGACCACGTCCGCGTGGCCGTCCTCCAGCACCTGCGCCGCCTGCCGCAGGTCGTGCATGCCGCCGTTGGCGATGACGGGCAGGCCGGTCACGCGGCGCGCCAGGCCGGTG
It contains:
- a CDS encoding RICIN domain-containing protein — encoded protein: MNPETGPGRRRGLRRLLAALAALILAATGVTLVASAPAHAATVDTSAWYVLVNRHSGKALDVYNLATHDGAPIVQWSRNDGAWQQWRFVDSGGGYYRLLSRHSGKVLDVYEHSTEGGADIVQWTDLNGWNQQFRLLDSDGGHVRLINRNSGKALEVWEWSTADGARISQWDDHGGANQQWRLVRVDGGGSSDCGEGSYHAEAVLNGGTWTARNGGTTLYTGSSMIEAMRSAVGSLTPGRTSKQKVVVRGSGTMNANQSLDLPSYTILEVCGTINVTGTISANNAVVRARNVTDVEVTRLNVTGSPYFGVFIRNGTNITLGQLDLRMGSSGLGVRIDNHDNRAVRTRNVHIDNVYVSGGSSHGVETYGVDGITIGTVTARNTGESGLLLNDTINATVGTVDAQGAGTGTGYAAFRMANRNGRIGDSYPTNVRVGTVIARGGGRGVFCVSESGGAVIDRVDIADTGSNSILIENCYNVTIAGQSGTVRGSDIRIASRSEFPVTSDVTLQNLTLIDSAINENPCGRNIVIRNIELVNSRINSC
- a CDS encoding cold-shock protein yields the protein MASGTVKWFSAEKGYGFIEQDGGGADVFAHYSNIVSQSGYRELHEGQKVSFDVTQGRKGLQAENIASA
- a CDS encoding SAM-dependent methyltransferase, which codes for MGDISDIPPDIDASVPHSARIWNYWLGGKDNYASDRAIGDQIMRFFPEIVENARGNRHFLCRAIRYLTQDAGIRQFLDIGTGLPTVDNTHEVAQRIAPECRVVYVDNDPLVLVHAQALLTSTPEGACAYLDADVRDPDSVLRRAAETLDFSRPVGLIMLGVMQFVEDTDEAYAIVRRLVDALAPGSHLALSHPTNAVRGPRMDEAVRQWNEGGGSPRLTLRSPEQVERFFEGLELLEPGVGPTTLWRPELTGLEEVRPIDDFGGVAIKR
- a CDS encoding amidase family protein; amino-acid sequence: MDDDQPDHAGPPLRLDGRALAERFAAGELDAAAVTERAFALAEAPASAGTFTVLTRERAVREARRADRRYRTGRPASPLDGVPFAVKDVFDVAGTVTTAGSRTRSEVPPAAHDSAVVRALAAAGMVCVGKTNMSEFAFSGLGVNPHFGTPVPPGVRGEPVIPGGSSSGSAVAVALGVVPVAIGTDTSGSVRVPAAFCGVIGYKAGERRYSTRGMLPLAPTLDTVGVFATSMRDIIAVDSLLRLRPDADCAPPSAPPRLVVPVGELLDDCTPEVRDRFAVCLDRLAEHGVEVEERRISALVEAQSLMDRHATIVEAEAYRRYGRLLGRSGPAAVDPGVLRRLAGFAAAQRDPAPVYRAMGALRDRLRRELGGALLACPAVRHTAPPLAPLLADDRLYDHVNRRTLRTTMVLSYLGMPGVTLPIGPARPKNVGLLLSAAPGGDATLLASAAAVETMLGGARGRVVGDAPPPGRPRGAADR
- a CDS encoding PucR family transcriptional regulator; translated protein: MFTLASLVRNASLELRVLVPGPPGALEEPVSWVHNTELPDPSPYVGERELVLTNGLWADRVTADEFVANVKRARAAGVVFGLREETPRTPEELITACREARLPLLEISAAVPFTAVSRTVSAMYADERQRDLLGMVHRGDALATAISHGAGVSGVLRVLTEDHDLPLVVVDRRSRVLAAVGAELGEEQVRAVVAGLTRRPPALEVDLGEERAALFPVGAVGDVEAALICLRPLAELSLAEREALEQAARFLSLEVAKQQAVQAIEMRFAGELLEMVLSGRTVEAAGRLRAFGVDPAHPLAVCAVAFAGRDATVLPGTAEAVGGFLADEAIPAAVVGGSQDIVAVLAWRRPEEELPFLAERLVETVNRRFPGRRAVCGLGGVAPYSAELRRPLLRARETCRVLRRSRSGPAVRAFLELGTHRLLLGLVDPEVVTGFADDLLAPIREHDARRGTDLELTLRTFLEHDGHWARTAAALHVHVNTLRNRLARITELTGRDVGRTEDRVDLFLAFAAQDADWSLGRPPSRRPGGGPGQEG
- a CDS encoding polysaccharide deacetylase family protein; its protein translation is MSENWHRDAAAVVTLTFDVDAETPILAQGRAYARHATTMSHQAYGPEVGLPRILDMLDEFGVPATFFVPGWVAEHRPGLAESIVERGHEVAHHSYSHRPPTSMTPEEERADFERALAVFAAQGIEIVGHRAALWEAGWQTAALVAEHGLRYDSSLMGDDRPYLVDTDAGRIVELPVHWSLDDWEQYAFLPAPQVGSVIESPWKALELWRAELDGMRRYRCLFNLCLHPFLSGRPGRAVALRRLIEYALECGDVRFARCRDVAAAAQADPDLPVRRPAPPPVDPDVYPS